One Gordonia mangrovi genomic region harbors:
- the ruvX gene encoding Holliday junction resolvase RuvX encodes MSWTRGRRLGVDVGSVRVGVAVCDPDGILATPVETVQRTPRTDADLARIAALVEEYEAVGVVVGLPKTLRNESDTAAGLARDFGDRLAERIAPVSVEYHDERLTTVTATQALRASGVNAKSSRAVIDQAAAVAILQGWLDTRR; translated from the coding sequence ATGAGCTGGACTCGCGGGCGGCGTCTGGGGGTCGACGTCGGTTCCGTGCGGGTCGGGGTCGCCGTCTGTGATCCCGATGGCATTCTCGCCACCCCGGTCGAAACGGTGCAGCGCACGCCGCGTACCGACGCCGACCTCGCGCGGATCGCCGCGCTGGTCGAGGAGTACGAAGCGGTCGGCGTCGTGGTGGGACTGCCGAAGACGCTGCGCAACGAGAGCGACACCGCAGCCGGATTGGCCCGCGACTTCGGTGACCGCCTCGCCGAGCGGATCGCACCCGTGTCGGTGGAGTATCACGACGAACGGCTGACGACCGTCACCGCGACCCAGGCGTTGCGGGCCAGCGGAGTCAATGCCAAGTCCTCGCGCGCCGTCATTGATCAGGCGGCTGCGGTCGCTATCCTGCAGGGGTGGCTGGATACGCGACGATGA
- the mltG gene encoding endolytic transglycosylase MltG, which yields MTDERHRPRRHDLSDQPTEQLELDRLRYFTQPTDGKPTTRHRRRRAVTGEPSPTGPQPVVEQSATPPSRDPYGTDPHRADAAAGTGRWPAPPAQGRPIRPQPEPVAPPAGHIHDSDEAIRIRAGEFDDPMRRAVPHRVPPRSVAATPTSPAADPVVAGDRAEGVLDLWDEPDDVDHREPRRTGRSAKGPRRSGPATPGRLRKRVVLAIVLTCMLILVVGVGFVGLRAFGAFENTKDYTNTAGTADVVVDIPQNSTLMDFGQILQDNDVVASVQAFIDAADGQPMSGGFYKMRTQIPAATAVEMMTDGNAHRVGRMVVPEGLQLDNKEGVDGKITPGIFQMIENATAVTVNGQRIGTDVAALETAAAEDTPEQLGVPDWARPTVQDLTGDHRRIEGLIAPGTWETIDPEHTPTQILRELITASAARFEQWGLLEPHDSGLTPYETLVTASIVEREVTNPDDYAKVARVILNRLDKGQRLEMDSTANYTAAVTNIDVYGEAYRADNEWNTYRIEGLPATPIGAVGERALTAVEYPTPGDWLYFVTIDQDGTTLFADTFAQHQRNRDRACDNELLTTGCS from the coding sequence GTGACCGACGAACGCCACCGACCGAGGCGGCACGATCTGTCCGATCAGCCCACCGAACAACTCGAGCTCGACCGGCTGCGGTACTTCACGCAGCCAACCGACGGCAAGCCGACCACCCGACACCGACGGCGCCGCGCGGTCACGGGAGAACCGTCGCCGACCGGTCCGCAGCCGGTGGTAGAGCAGTCGGCGACACCGCCCTCCCGTGACCCGTATGGGACCGATCCGCACCGAGCCGACGCAGCGGCAGGCACCGGAAGGTGGCCCGCGCCGCCCGCCCAAGGCCGGCCGATCCGACCGCAACCCGAACCGGTGGCGCCGCCGGCCGGGCACATCCACGATTCCGACGAAGCGATCCGGATCCGTGCCGGTGAGTTCGACGACCCCATGCGGCGCGCGGTACCGCACCGGGTCCCGCCCCGCTCCGTCGCCGCCACACCCACGTCGCCCGCCGCAGACCCGGTCGTCGCCGGCGACCGCGCCGAAGGTGTGCTCGACCTGTGGGACGAGCCCGACGACGTCGACCACCGGGAGCCCCGTCGCACCGGCCGATCGGCCAAGGGTCCACGGCGGTCAGGTCCGGCCACACCCGGCCGGCTACGTAAACGCGTCGTATTGGCCATCGTGCTCACCTGCATGCTGATCCTCGTCGTCGGAGTCGGATTCGTGGGTCTGCGGGCGTTCGGAGCGTTCGAGAACACGAAGGACTACACCAACACGGCAGGTACCGCCGATGTGGTGGTGGACATTCCGCAGAACTCGACGCTGATGGACTTCGGTCAGATTCTGCAGGATAACGATGTGGTCGCCAGCGTCCAGGCCTTCATCGACGCCGCCGACGGACAGCCGATGTCCGGCGGGTTCTACAAAATGCGCACGCAGATCCCGGCGGCGACCGCGGTGGAGATGATGACCGACGGCAACGCGCATCGGGTCGGGCGCATGGTGGTTCCCGAGGGTCTGCAGTTGGACAACAAGGAAGGCGTGGACGGCAAGATCACGCCGGGCATCTTTCAGATGATCGAGAACGCGACAGCGGTGACCGTGAACGGACAGCGGATCGGGACCGACGTGGCCGCGCTGGAAACGGCCGCCGCCGAGGACACTCCCGAACAACTCGGCGTACCGGATTGGGCGCGTCCGACGGTGCAGGATCTCACCGGCGATCATCGGCGGATCGAGGGTCTCATCGCACCCGGAACATGGGAGACCATCGACCCCGAACACACGCCGACGCAGATCCTGCGCGAGCTCATCACCGCCAGTGCCGCCCGCTTCGAGCAGTGGGGTCTGCTCGAACCGCACGACTCCGGCCTGACCCCGTACGAAACGCTGGTCACGGCGTCGATAGTGGAACGTGAGGTCACCAACCCCGACGACTATGCAAAGGTCGCCCGGGTGATCCTGAATCGGTTGGACAAGGGGCAGCGGCTGGAGATGGACTCCACCGCGAATTACACCGCCGCGGTCACCAACATCGACGTCTACGGCGAGGCGTACCGCGCGGACAACGAATGGAACACCTACCGGATCGAGGGGTTGCCGGCCACTCCGATCGGCGCGGTCGGGGAGCGGGCGCTGACCGCCGTCGAGTACCCCACCCCTGGTGACTGGCTGTACTTCGTCACCATCGACCAAGACGGCACCACCCTGTTCGCCGACACCTTCGCCCAACACCAGCGCAACCGGGACAGGGCCTGCGACAACGAGTTGCTGACCACCGGGTGCAGCTGA
- a CDS encoding shikimate dehydrogenase translates to MTPTARRAAVLGSPVGHSRSPDLHLAAYRALGLVDWTYDRIECTAEQLPELVSGLGPEFVGLSVTMPAKLAALAFADERTARAELVGSANTLVRTDRGWRADCTDIDGMTGALRAVGVDPTENPTAVLVGAGGTALPTVAALHDTGFTELTIVARDPARAAPVVEVATEVGMAAEVIGFVDGPELARHAGTCGVVVSTVPADAATGLVASLSAAARLVDVIYHPWPTPLAAAVSAAGGRVVGGLVMLLNQAYSQVEQFTGRPAPREAMAAALDTG, encoded by the coding sequence ATGACACCCACAGCACGACGGGCCGCGGTGCTCGGATCGCCGGTCGGTCATTCGCGCTCACCGGACCTGCACCTGGCGGCGTACCGCGCGCTCGGGCTCGTCGACTGGACCTATGACCGCATCGAGTGCACCGCCGAACAACTACCAGAGCTGGTGTCGGGGCTGGGGCCGGAATTCGTCGGTTTGTCGGTGACGATGCCGGCGAAACTGGCCGCCCTGGCGTTCGCGGATGAACGCACTGCGCGCGCCGAGTTGGTCGGCTCGGCCAACACACTCGTGCGCACCGACCGCGGCTGGCGGGCGGACTGCACCGACATCGACGGCATGACCGGGGCACTGCGAGCGGTCGGCGTGGACCCCACCGAAAACCCGACCGCGGTGCTGGTGGGCGCCGGTGGGACGGCGTTGCCGACAGTCGCCGCCCTGCATGACACCGGATTCACCGAGCTGACCATCGTCGCCCGCGACCCGGCACGGGCCGCGCCGGTCGTCGAGGTCGCCACCGAGGTGGGGATGGCTGCCGAGGTGATCGGCTTCGTCGACGGACCCGAACTCGCCCGGCACGCCGGCACGTGCGGGGTCGTGGTGTCGACAGTGCCCGCAGACGCCGCGACGGGCCTCGTCGCTTCGCTCTCGGCGGCCGCGCGGTTGGTCGACGTGATCTATCACCCGTGGCCGACGCCGTTGGCAGCAGCCGTGTCGGCGGCCGGCGGACGCGTCGTCGGCGGTCTGGTCATGCTGCTCAACCAGGCCTACAGCCAGGTGGAGCAGTTCACCGGGCGGCCGGCCCCGCGGGAGGCGATGGCCGCGGCGCTCGACACCGGCTGA
- a CDS encoding prepilin peptidase, with product MCLWIVLMWLSRIAEVDLNTRRIPTSSLWPAIAATLAFTGAQPTVGLAALVTAAPYALAAAAGLCGGGDVKLAFVLGGLLADVAAGLLVVLLAAVLGLAAHVVTRRRDGLPHAPALVAATVCVLASGGWAI from the coding sequence ATGTGTCTGTGGATCGTGCTGATGTGGCTGTCCCGCATCGCCGAGGTCGACCTGAACACCCGTCGCATCCCGACGTCGTCGCTCTGGCCGGCGATCGCCGCGACGCTCGCGTTCACCGGGGCCCAACCGACGGTCGGCCTCGCGGCACTCGTGACCGCAGCGCCCTATGCCCTCGCCGCCGCCGCGGGCCTCTGCGGCGGTGGCGATGTGAAGTTGGCGTTCGTCCTCGGCGGCCTGCTCGCCGACGTCGCGGCCGGTCTGCTCGTGGTGCTTCTCGCCGCGGTGCTCGGGCTCGCCGCGCATGTCGTCACCCGGAGGCGTGACGGGCTCCCGCACGCCCCGGCACTGGTGGCCGCGACGGTATGTGTGCTGGCGTCGGGTGGGTGGGCCATCTGA
- the aroC gene encoding chorismate synthase — protein MEQLILVLRWITAGESHGPALVALVEGMVAGVEVTSSDIAEQLARRRLGYGRGARMKFEADKITIVGGLRHGRTMGGPVAVEIGNTEWPKWETVMAADPVDPAELEGSARNAPLTRPRPGHADYSGMLKYGFDDARPVLERASARETAARVAAGTVARNFLRQVLGIEVLSHVISIGASEPYDGPAPHYADLPAIDESPVRAFDPGSADLMIAEIESAKKDGDTLGGVVEVVATGVPVGLGSHVSGETRLDARLAGALMGIQAIKGVEVGDGFTTARRRGSQAHDEMVPGPDGVLRSTNRAGGLEGGMTNGEDLRVRVAMKPISTVPRALSTVDMETGDEAVAIHQRSDVCAVPAAGVVAEAMVALVLAQAALEKFGGDSVAETGDNVAAYRKRVDSRPPRS, from the coding sequence ATGGAACAATTGATCCTTGTGTTGCGCTGGATAACTGCCGGAGAATCGCATGGCCCGGCCCTGGTCGCCCTTGTCGAGGGGATGGTGGCCGGTGTCGAGGTCACCTCGTCCGACATCGCCGAACAACTCGCCCGTCGTCGCCTCGGCTACGGCCGTGGCGCCCGGATGAAGTTCGAGGCGGACAAGATCACCATCGTCGGTGGTCTTCGGCACGGCCGCACCATGGGCGGCCCGGTGGCCGTGGAGATCGGCAACACCGAGTGGCCCAAGTGGGAGACCGTGATGGCGGCCGATCCGGTGGATCCGGCCGAACTCGAGGGCAGCGCCCGCAACGCGCCGCTGACCCGGCCTCGCCCGGGACACGCCGACTACTCCGGCATGCTGAAGTACGGATTCGACGATGCCCGGCCGGTCCTGGAGCGCGCCAGCGCACGCGAGACGGCGGCGCGGGTCGCCGCCGGGACCGTGGCCCGCAACTTCCTGCGCCAGGTGCTGGGCATCGAGGTGCTCTCACACGTCATCTCGATCGGCGCCAGCGAACCCTACGACGGTCCCGCACCGCACTACGCCGACCTCCCCGCGATCGACGAGAGCCCCGTGCGTGCTTTCGACCCCGGATCGGCCGACCTGATGATCGCGGAGATCGAGTCGGCGAAGAAAGACGGCGACACCCTCGGCGGCGTCGTGGAGGTGGTCGCCACCGGAGTGCCGGTGGGGCTGGGCTCGCACGTCAGTGGCGAGACGCGACTCGACGCGCGGCTGGCCGGTGCGCTGATGGGCATCCAGGCCATCAAGGGCGTCGAGGTCGGTGACGGTTTCACCACGGCGCGCCGCCGCGGCAGCCAGGCGCACGACGAGATGGTGCCCGGCCCGGACGGCGTGCTCCGTTCGACCAACCGTGCCGGCGGTCTCGAAGGCGGAATGACCAACGGCGAGGATCTGCGGGTGCGGGTCGCGATGAAGCCGATCTCGACGGTTCCGCGGGCGTTGTCCACCGTCGACATGGAGACCGGAGACGAGGCCGTCGCCATCCATCAGCGCTCTGATGTCTGTGCGGTACCGGCGGCCGGCGTGGTCGCCGAGGCGATGGTCGCGTTGGTGCTCGCGCAGGCGGCGCTGGAGAAATTCGGTGGCGACTCGGTCGCCGAGACCGGCGACAATGTCGCCGCCTATCGCAAACGGGTGGACTCGCGCCCGCCTCGCTCATGA
- a CDS encoding shikimate kinase codes for MTGDRVDRAPSAVLIGFMGAGKSTVGRILADRLGVDFIDTDTEIVRTTGRSIPDIFTTDGPQRFREIECDVVLGVLRTHRGVIALGGGAVMTPAIESALAGHRVIYLRIDADAGFARVADSDRPLIVGDDPQTRYADLLAERDATYTRAAVFTVDAAAGDAGTVADEILTELAHALVGERVGERAVNS; via the coding sequence ATGACCGGCGACCGCGTCGACCGCGCTCCGTCGGCGGTACTGATCGGCTTCATGGGCGCCGGGAAGTCGACGGTCGGCCGTATCCTCGCCGATCGACTGGGTGTCGACTTCATCGACACCGACACCGAGATCGTGCGCACCACCGGCCGCAGCATCCCGGACATCTTCACCACCGACGGACCGCAACGCTTCCGCGAGATCGAATGCGACGTGGTGCTCGGCGTGCTGCGCACCCATCGGGGTGTGATCGCGCTGGGTGGCGGGGCCGTGATGACGCCCGCCATCGAGTCGGCGCTGGCGGGCCACCGCGTGATCTACCTGCGCATCGACGCCGACGCCGGCTTCGCCCGGGTGGCCGACAGCGACCGGCCACTCATCGTCGGTGACGATCCGCAGACGCGGTACGCGGACCTGCTCGCCGAGCGTGACGCCACCTATACGCGTGCAGCGGTGTTCACCGTGGACGCCGCCGCCGGTGACGCCGGCACGGTGGCCGACGAGATCCTGACCGAACTGGCCCACGCCCTGGTGGGAGAACGAGTGGGAGAAAGAGCCGTGAACTCATGA
- the aroB gene encoding 3-dehydroquinate synthase, with the protein MSGDHPTEPTAITVNAGSPYDVIIGRGLLDDVAVAATGADRIAILYQPTLAQTAEQIRAFLADKGFDAHRVEIPDAEAGKDLSVAAFCWDVFGRIGLKRNDKVISLGGGAATDLAGFVAATWMRGIGVIHIPTTLLAMVDAAVGGKTGINTDAGKNLVGSFHEPDAVLIDTATLETVPHNEVVAGLAEVIKTGFIADPVILDLIEADPVAAVDTAGTVLPELIRRSVQVKADVVSADLKESSLREILNYGHTLGHAIERRERYRWRHGAAVSVGLVFAAELARLAGRLDDETADRHRAVLDLVGLPTTYDPDALPDLLETMSGDKKNRSGVLRFVVLDGLAKPGRLEGPDPGLIAAAYSAIAGQAPASGGVLL; encoded by the coding sequence ATGAGTGGGGACCACCCGACCGAACCGACGGCGATCACCGTCAACGCCGGATCGCCCTATGACGTGATCATCGGCCGCGGCCTGCTCGACGACGTCGCGGTCGCCGCCACCGGGGCCGACCGGATCGCCATCCTGTATCAGCCCACGCTGGCCCAGACCGCGGAGCAGATCCGGGCCTTCTTGGCCGACAAGGGATTCGACGCGCACCGCGTCGAGATTCCCGATGCCGAGGCGGGCAAGGACCTCTCGGTGGCGGCATTCTGTTGGGATGTCTTCGGTCGGATCGGGCTCAAACGCAACGACAAGGTGATCAGCCTCGGTGGAGGTGCGGCGACCGACCTGGCCGGGTTCGTCGCGGCCACCTGGATGCGCGGCATCGGCGTGATCCACATCCCCACGACCTTGCTGGCGATGGTCGACGCCGCGGTCGGCGGAAAGACCGGCATCAACACCGACGCCGGCAAGAATCTGGTCGGTTCATTCCACGAACCCGATGCGGTGCTGATCGACACCGCCACCCTCGAGACCGTCCCGCACAACGAGGTGGTCGCCGGACTCGCCGAGGTGATCAAGACCGGCTTCATCGCCGACCCGGTGATCCTCGACCTCATCGAGGCCGATCCGGTCGCCGCCGTCGACACCGCCGGCACCGTGCTGCCCGAACTGATCCGGCGTTCGGTGCAGGTGAAGGCCGACGTGGTGTCCGCGGACCTCAAGGAATCCTCGCTGCGCGAGATCCTCAACTACGGGCACACGCTGGGCCATGCGATCGAACGTCGGGAGCGGTATCGATGGCGCCACGGGGCCGCCGTCTCGGTCGGCCTGGTGTTCGCGGCCGAACTCGCCCGTCTGGCCGGACGTCTGGACGACGAGACCGCCGATCGCCACCGGGCGGTCCTCGACCTGGTGGGTCTGCCGACGACCTACGATCCCGATGCCCTGCCGGACCTCCTGGAGACGATGTCGGGAGACAAGAAGAACCGATCGGGTGTGCTGCGGTTCGTCGTCCTCGACGGCCTCGCCAAGCCGGGCCGGCTCGAGGGCCCCGACCCGGGACTCATCGCCGCCGCGTACTCCGCGATCGCCGGTCAGGCCCCCGCATCCGGCGGCGTCCTGCTCTGA
- a CDS encoding B-4DMT family transporter yields MSSWLPRGLVMTAVHVVARVLLGVAVVNAPLHTTVWKTIAIAAVVLVALLWGGVDGVADARANPDPDDYEDLTVRWLQAGLLAGVVAGLISWILGRYVFAGIGEGSLFIELIAGGSFTALLVFVPAFTGAAVGRWIVRRDQRRADADEDWSVHAERDPEHAAS; encoded by the coding sequence ATGTCTTCGTGGTTGCCCCGCGGTCTGGTGATGACCGCCGTACACGTCGTCGCCCGTGTGCTCCTCGGTGTGGCAGTGGTCAATGCACCCCTGCACACGACCGTGTGGAAGACCATCGCCATCGCGGCGGTCGTGCTCGTCGCGCTGCTGTGGGGCGGGGTCGACGGCGTCGCCGACGCCCGGGCCAATCCCGACCCCGACGACTACGAGGACCTGACGGTGCGCTGGCTGCAGGCCGGACTGCTCGCCGGTGTCGTGGCCGGTCTCATCAGCTGGATTCTCGGCCGCTACGTCTTCGCCGGGATCGGCGAGGGCAGTTTGTTCATCGAGTTGATCGCCGGCGGGTCGTTCACCGCCCTGTTGGTGTTCGTGCCCGCCTTCACCGGTGCGGCGGTCGGCCGCTGGATCGTCCGTCGCGATCAGCGCAGAGCCGATGCCGACGAGGACTGGTCGGTGCACGCGGAGCGCGATCCGGAGCACGCCGCGAGCTGA
- a CDS encoding M24 family metallopeptidase, with product MSATAMTSDYRARRDRFRDQLAGSDQPVDAFVVSDLVNVGYLTGFTGSNAALLIGASADADRICTDGRYRTQVGEQSGDLEAVIARDCLTELARQARAAGAATIGFEGDAVTVAAHRALISALDDASGPVPELVAHTGAVQRLRIVKDAGEVDLLRAACTIGDKALATIIERGVIRPGATERDVARSLEWEMYALGADDIAFETIVAAGANSAIPHHRPTQAVLADGDFVKIDFGAVVGGYHSDMTRTYVLGRAADWQREIYDLVAQAQAAGRAALRPDAELREVDAAARSVIADAGHAEHYVHGLGHGVGLQIHEAPGIGALATGTLPCGAAVTVEPGVYLPGRGGVRIEDTLIVTDDAPELLTATDKTFTVI from the coding sequence ATGTCCGCCACAGCCATGACCAGTGACTATCGGGCCCGCCGCGACCGCTTTCGTGACCAACTCGCCGGATCGGACCAGCCGGTGGATGCCTTCGTCGTCAGCGATCTGGTCAACGTCGGCTACCTGACCGGATTCACCGGCTCGAATGCTGCGCTGCTCATCGGCGCCTCGGCCGATGCCGACCGCATCTGCACCGACGGCCGCTACCGAACCCAGGTCGGCGAACAGTCGGGTGATCTCGAGGCCGTCATCGCGCGCGACTGCCTCACCGAACTCGCCCGGCAGGCCCGCGCAGCGGGCGCCGCCACCATCGGCTTCGAAGGCGACGCCGTCACCGTCGCAGCACATCGCGCACTCATCTCCGCACTCGACGATGCGAGCGGCCCGGTGCCCGAGCTGGTCGCCCACACCGGCGCGGTCCAACGACTCCGTATCGTCAAGGACGCTGGTGAGGTCGACCTGCTGCGGGCGGCCTGCACGATCGGCGACAAGGCACTGGCGACGATCATCGAACGGGGCGTGATCCGCCCGGGAGCCACCGAGCGTGACGTGGCCCGATCGCTCGAGTGGGAGATGTACGCCCTCGGTGCCGACGACATCGCGTTCGAGACCATCGTCGCGGCCGGTGCCAACTCCGCGATCCCACATCATCGGCCCACGCAGGCGGTGCTCGCCGACGGCGACTTCGTCAAGATCGACTTCGGCGCCGTGGTCGGTGGCTACCACTCGGATATGACCCGCACCTACGTGCTCGGTCGTGCGGCCGACTGGCAACGCGAGATCTACGACCTCGTCGCGCAGGCACAGGCGGCCGGCCGGGCGGCGTTGCGGCCGGACGCCGAGCTGCGTGAGGTCGACGCCGCCGCCCGATCGGTCATCGCCGACGCCGGGCACGCCGAGCACTATGTCCACGGACTGGGCCATGGTGTCGGACTGCAGATCCACGAAGCGCCCGGAATCGGCGCGCTGGCGACGGGTACACTGCCATGCGGCGCGGCGGTGACCGTGGAGCCCGGCGTCTACCTCCCCGGCCGAGGTGGCGTCAGGATCGAGGACACCCTGATCGTCACCGACGATGCACCGGAGCTGCTGACCGCCACCGACAAGACATTCACCGTCATCTGA
- the efp gene encoding elongation factor P: MATTADFKNGLVLRMDDQLWQIQEFQHVKPGKGPAFVRTKIKNVMSGKIVDKTFNAGVKVETATVDRRDMTYLYNDGTDFVFMDGETFEQISITPETLGDGARFMLENMTVQVSMHEGNPLFVELPVTVELLVEQTDPGLQGDRSTGGTKPATMETGAEIQVPLFINTGDKLKVDSRDGSYLGRVNA, encoded by the coding sequence ATGGCGACCACCGCCGACTTCAAGAACGGCCTCGTGCTGCGCATGGACGACCAGCTTTGGCAGATCCAGGAGTTCCAGCACGTCAAGCCCGGCAAGGGGCCGGCCTTCGTGCGTACCAAGATCAAGAACGTGATGTCGGGCAAGATCGTCGACAAGACCTTCAATGCCGGCGTGAAGGTGGAGACCGCGACCGTCGACCGCCGCGACATGACCTACCTCTACAACGACGGCACCGACTTCGTGTTCATGGACGGCGAGACCTTCGAGCAGATCTCCATCACGCCGGAGACCCTGGGTGACGGTGCGCGCTTCATGCTGGAGAACATGACCGTGCAGGTGTCGATGCACGAGGGCAATCCGCTGTTCGTCGAACTGCCGGTCACCGTCGAGTTGCTCGTCGAGCAGACCGATCCGGGTCTGCAGGGTGATCGCTCCACCGGCGGCACCAAGCCCGCGACCATGGAGACCGGCGCCGAGATCCAGGTTCCGCTGTTCATCAACACCGGCGACAAGCTGAAAGTCGACTCGCGCGACGGCAGCTACCTCGGTCGCGTGAACGCCTGA
- the nusB gene encoding transcription antitermination factor NusB encodes MKQPGTRHKARRRAVDLLFEAEAKKVTATQLVAERREYVRDDESVGTIHDYTATVIEGLAADLPQVDAVVSSHLKGWTLQRLPAVDRAILRLATWELFNSTDVDPIVVVDEAVELAKELSTDDSPAFVNGVLAQIAELAPQVRAAAAADETHRRD; translated from the coding sequence GTGAAACAACCCGGTACCCGACACAAGGCCCGTCGCCGCGCGGTCGACCTGCTGTTCGAGGCGGAGGCCAAGAAGGTCACCGCGACGCAGCTGGTCGCCGAGCGCCGCGAGTACGTCCGCGACGACGAGAGCGTGGGGACGATCCACGACTACACCGCGACCGTCATCGAGGGATTGGCCGCCGATCTGCCGCAGGTGGACGCGGTGGTCTCCTCACACCTGAAGGGGTGGACCCTGCAGCGTCTGCCCGCGGTCGATCGGGCGATTCTGCGCCTGGCGACGTGGGAGCTGTTCAACTCGACCGACGTCGATCCGATCGTCGTCGTCGACGAGGCGGTGGAACTGGCCAAGGAGCTGTCCACCGACGATTCGCCGGCGTTCGTCAACGGAGTCCTGGCGCAGATCGCGGAGCTGGCGCCCCAGGTGCGTGCGGCCGCCGCAGCCGACGAGACACATCGCCGGGATTGA
- the pyrR gene encoding bifunctional pyr operon transcriptional regulator/uracil phosphoribosyltransferase PyrR: protein MSTDSAPPTDGSRPPGRVLLDDSDVARTIARVAHEIIEKTALDSADGPRVVIIGIPTRGTYLASRLAARINEFAGTDVPVGYLDITLYRDDLRAQPHRPLERTVVPSGGVDNAIVILVDDVLYSGRTVRAALDALRDLGRPAAVQLAVLVDRGHRELPLRADYVGKNIPTSRDENVSVHLEEHDGVDEVVLSAAKSPQIPHPGGGD, encoded by the coding sequence ATGTCAACAGACAGCGCCCCGCCAACCGATGGTTCCCGCCCGCCCGGTCGGGTGTTGCTCGATGATTCCGACGTCGCCCGCACCATCGCGCGGGTGGCCCACGAGATCATCGAGAAGACCGCGCTCGACTCCGCGGACGGCCCGCGCGTCGTCATCATCGGCATCCCCACCCGAGGCACCTACCTCGCCTCCCGGTTGGCCGCCCGCATCAACGAGTTCGCGGGCACCGATGTGCCGGTCGGCTACCTGGACATCACGCTCTACCGCGACGATCTGCGGGCCCAACCGCATCGCCCGCTGGAACGGACGGTGGTTCCGTCCGGCGGCGTCGACAACGCCATCGTCATCCTGGTCGACGACGTGCTGTACTCCGGCCGCACCGTGCGGGCCGCACTGGACGCGTTGCGCGATCTCGGACGACCGGCCGCGGTGCAGCTGGCAGTACTGGTCGACCGGGGGCATCGAGAACTGCCTCTGCGCGCCGACTACGTCGGCAAGAACATTCCCACCTCGCGGGACGAGAACGTCTCGGTTCATCTCGAGGAACACGACGGTGTCGACGAAGTCGTGCTCAGCGCTGCCAAGTCACCGCAGATTCCGCACCCCGGAGGCGGCGACTGA
- a CDS encoding aspartate carbamoyltransferase catalytic subunit, which translates to MRHLLTTQDLSRDEATGLLDEAERFEQALTGREVRKLPTLRGRTVMTVFYENSTRTRVSFEVAGKWMSADVINVSASSSSAGKGESLRDTVKTLHAAGADALIVRHPASGAAHQIAAWTADDDGAGPAIINAGDGTHEHPTQALLDALTLRQRLGSLDGRRIGIVGDVLHSRVARSNAHLLATLGAEVVLIAPQTLLPVGVDQWPVTVSHHLDAELPTLDAVMMLRVQAERMNGGFFPSSREYSVRYGLNDRRLALLDDDAVVLHPGPMLRGMEIGYSVADSPRATVLEQVRNGVHVRMAVLFRLLVGTGSPGTQ; encoded by the coding sequence ATGCGCCACCTGCTGACCACGCAAGATCTGTCGCGCGACGAGGCGACCGGACTGCTCGACGAGGCCGAACGATTCGAGCAAGCACTCACCGGCCGCGAGGTCCGCAAACTGCCGACCCTGCGTGGCCGCACCGTGATGACGGTGTTCTACGAGAACTCCACGCGTACCCGGGTGTCGTTCGAGGTGGCCGGGAAGTGGATGAGCGCCGACGTCATCAACGTCAGTGCCTCGAGCAGTTCGGCCGGCAAGGGTGAGTCGCTGCGCGACACGGTCAAGACCCTGCACGCCGCCGGCGCCGACGCGCTGATCGTGCGACATCCGGCCAGCGGCGCGGCTCATCAGATCGCGGCGTGGACCGCCGATGACGACGGTGCGGGACCGGCGATCATCAACGCCGGCGACGGGACCCATGAACATCCGACGCAGGCGCTGCTCGACGCCCTGACCTTGCGGCAGCGTCTCGGCTCGCTCGACGGTCGACGTATCGGCATCGTCGGCGACGTCCTGCATTCCCGGGTGGCCCGGTCCAACGCCCACCTGTTGGCCACCCTCGGCGCCGAGGTGGTGCTGATCGCGCCGCAGACGCTGCTGCCGGTCGGAGTCGATCAGTGGCCGGTGACCGTCTCCCACCATCTCGACGCCGAATTGCCCACGCTCGACGCGGTGATGATGCTGCGCGTACAGGCCGAGCGGATGAACGGCGGCTTCTTCCCGAGTTCGCGCGAGTACTCGGTCCGCTACGGCCTCAACGATCGACGGCTGGCCCTGCTCGACGACGACGCGGTGGTGCTGCACCCCGGGCCCATGCTGCGCGGTATGGAGATCGGCTATTCGGTGGCGGACTCGCCGCGGGCGACGGTGCTCGAGCAGGTACGCAACGGAGTGCACGTACGGATGGCGGTGCTGTTCCGGCTGTTGGTCGGCACGGGCAGCCCAGGAACTCAATGA